A stretch of Mus musculus strain C57BL/6J chromosome 19, GRCm38.p6 C57BL/6J DNA encodes these proteins:
- the Kcnip2 gene encoding Kv channel-interacting protein 2 isoform X3, producing MRGQGRKESLSESRDLDGSYDQLTGHPPGPSKKALKQRFLKLLPCCGPQALPSVSEIGLLFCRLLGDNSLPSALAAPASLRPHRPRPLDPDSVEDEFELSTVCHRPEGLEQLQEQTKFTRRELQVLYRGFKNECPSGIVNEENFKQIYSQFFPQGDSSNYATFLFNAFDTNHDGSVSFEDFVAGLSVILRGTIDDRLNWAFNLYDLNKDGCITKEEMLDIMKSIYDMMGKYTYPALREEAPREHVESFFQKMDRNKDGVVTIEEFIESCQQDENIMRSMQLFDNVI from the exons gccACCCTCCAGGGCCCAGTAAAAAAGCCCTGAAGCAGCGTTTCCTCAAGCTGCTGCCGTGCTGCGGGCCCCAAGCCCTGCCCTCAGTCAGTGAAA TTGGCCTGCTCTTCTGCCGCCTTCTCGGTGACAATTCGCTCCCTTCAGCATTAGCTGCCCCAGCCTCCCTCCGCCCCCACAGACCCCGCCCGCTGGACCCAG ACAGCGTGGAGGATGAGTTTGAACTATCCACGGTGTGCCACCGGCCTGAGGGTCTGGAACAACTCCAGGAACAAACCAAGTTCACACGCAGAGAGTTGCAGGTCCTGTACAGAGGCTTCAAGAAC GAATGTCCCAGCGGAATTGTCAACGAGGAGAACTTCAAGCAAATTTATTCTCAGTTCTTTCCCCAAGGAG ACTCCAGCAACTACGCTACTTTTCTCTTCAATGCCTTTGACACCAACCATGATGGCTCTGTCAGTTTTGAG GACTTTGTGGCTGGTTTGTCAGTGATTCTTCGGGGAACCATAGATGATAGACTGAACTGGGCTTTCAACTTATATGACCTCAACAAGGATGGCTGTATCACGAAGGAG GAAATGCTCGACATCATGAAGTCCATCTATGACATGATGGGCAAGTACACCTACCCTGCCCTCCGGGAGGAGGCCCCGAGGGAACACGTGGAGAGCTTCTTCCAG AAGATGGACAGAAACAAGGACGGCGTGGTGACCATTGAGGAATTCATTGAGTCTTGTCAACAG GACGAGAACATCATGAGGTCCATGCAACTCTTTGATAATGTCATCTAG
- the Kcnip2 gene encoding Kv channel-interacting protein 2 isoform b (isoform b is encoded by transcript variant b), with the protein MRGQGRKESLSESRDLDGSYDQLTGHPPGPSKKALKQRFLKLLPCCGPQALPSVSENSVEDEFELSTVCHRPEGLEQLQEQTKFTRRELQVLYRGFKNECPSGIVNEENFKQIYSQFFPQGDSSNYATFLFNAFDTNHDGSVSFEDFVAGLSVILRGTIDDRLNWAFNLYDLNKDGCITKEEMLDIMKSIYDMMGKYTYPALREEAPREHVESFFQKMDRNKDGVVTIEEFIESCQQDENIMRSMQLFDNVI; encoded by the exons gccACCCTCCAGGGCCCAGTAAAAAAGCCCTGAAGCAGCGTTTCCTCAAGCTGCTGCCGTGCTGCGGGCCCCAAGCCCTGCCCTCAGTCAGTGAAA ACAGCGTGGAGGATGAGTTTGAACTATCCACGGTGTGCCACCGGCCTGAGGGTCTGGAACAACTCCAGGAACAAACCAAGTTCACACGCAGAGAGTTGCAGGTCCTGTACAGAGGCTTCAAGAAC GAATGTCCCAGCGGAATTGTCAACGAGGAGAACTTCAAGCAAATTTATTCTCAGTTCTTTCCCCAAGGAG ACTCCAGCAACTACGCTACTTTTCTCTTCAATGCCTTTGACACCAACCATGATGGCTCTGTCAGTTTTGAG GACTTTGTGGCTGGTTTGTCAGTGATTCTTCGGGGAACCATAGATGATAGACTGAACTGGGCTTTCAACTTATATGACCTCAACAAGGATGGCTGTATCACGAAGGAG GAAATGCTCGACATCATGAAGTCCATCTATGACATGATGGGCAAGTACACCTACCCTGCCCTCCGGGAGGAGGCCCCGAGGGAACACGTGGAGAGCTTCTTCCAG AAGATGGACAGAAACAAGGACGGCGTGGTGACCATTGAGGAATTCATTGAGTCTTGTCAACAG GACGAGAACATCATGAGGTCCATGCAACTCTTTGATAATGTCATCTAG
- the Kcnip2 gene encoding Kv channel-interacting protein 2 isoform X1, whose protein sequence is MRGQGRKESLSESRDLDGSYDQLTGHPPGPSKKALKQRFLKLLPCCGPQALPSVSETLAAPASLRPHRPRPLDPDSVEDEFELSTVCHRPEGLEQLQEQTKFTRRELQVLYRGFKNECPSGIVNEENFKQIYSQFFPQGDSSNYATFLFNAFDTNHDGSVSFEDFVAGLSVILRGTIDDRLNWAFNLYDLNKDGCITKEEMLDIMKSIYDMMGKYTYPALREEAPREHVESFFQKMDRNKDGVVTIEEFIESCQQDENIMRSMQLFDNVI, encoded by the exons gccACCCTCCAGGGCCCAGTAAAAAAGCCCTGAAGCAGCGTTTCCTCAAGCTGCTGCCGTGCTGCGGGCCCCAAGCCCTGCCCTCAGTCAGTGAAA CATTAGCTGCCCCAGCCTCCCTCCGCCCCCACAGACCCCGCCCGCTGGACCCAG ACAGCGTGGAGGATGAGTTTGAACTATCCACGGTGTGCCACCGGCCTGAGGGTCTGGAACAACTCCAGGAACAAACCAAGTTCACACGCAGAGAGTTGCAGGTCCTGTACAGAGGCTTCAAGAAC GAATGTCCCAGCGGAATTGTCAACGAGGAGAACTTCAAGCAAATTTATTCTCAGTTCTTTCCCCAAGGAG ACTCCAGCAACTACGCTACTTTTCTCTTCAATGCCTTTGACACCAACCATGATGGCTCTGTCAGTTTTGAG GACTTTGTGGCTGGTTTGTCAGTGATTCTTCGGGGAACCATAGATGATAGACTGAACTGGGCTTTCAACTTATATGACCTCAACAAGGATGGCTGTATCACGAAGGAG GAAATGCTCGACATCATGAAGTCCATCTATGACATGATGGGCAAGTACACCTACCCTGCCCTCCGGGAGGAGGCCCCGAGGGAACACGTGGAGAGCTTCTTCCAG AAGATGGACAGAAACAAGGACGGCGTGGTGACCATTGAGGAATTCATTGAGTCTTGTCAACAG GACGAGAACATCATGAGGTCCATGCAACTCTTTGATAATGTCATCTAG